Proteins found in one Longimicrobiaceae bacterium genomic segment:
- a CDS encoding glycosyltransferase family 9 protein: protein MPLSLPPGARIAIVMMSAVGDAVHVLPVVNALKRHDPTVRITWLLQPLPASLVRGHPAVDEIVEVDPNRGWRGYRDLRNAMRGRRFDVAIDFQVAFKAGLATALVPAPVKLGFDRARARDANWLFTTHRIPPHPPQHVEAQYFEFLAELGVDPEPPVWNLGPWDAERAWQADFVAGIGRPYAAINVATSNPDRDWLPGRWAAVVDALHERYGLASVLVGGRSEREMEAEAAIRGAAKHAPASALGSGFRNLVGIIDGAALVLALDSAPLHISVATGRPVISLMSNADPRRTGPFRRFHDLIVDAYHDPGEVAPVSMKRRPGRMDRISVDDVLAKVELWSRVYRTGG from the coding sequence ATGCCGCTCAGCCTTCCGCCCGGTGCACGCATCGCCATCGTGATGATGAGCGCGGTGGGCGATGCGGTGCACGTGCTGCCGGTGGTGAACGCGCTGAAGCGGCACGACCCCACGGTGCGCATCACCTGGCTACTGCAGCCGCTCCCGGCGTCGCTGGTGCGCGGGCATCCGGCGGTGGACGAGATCGTGGAGGTGGACCCCAACCGCGGCTGGCGCGGCTACCGCGACCTGCGCAACGCCATGCGCGGCCGCCGTTTCGACGTGGCGATCGACTTCCAGGTGGCGTTCAAGGCGGGGCTGGCCACGGCGCTGGTGCCCGCGCCGGTGAAGCTCGGGTTCGACCGGGCGCGGGCGCGCGATGCGAACTGGCTCTTCACCACGCACCGCATCCCCCCGCACCCGCCGCAGCACGTGGAGGCGCAGTACTTCGAGTTCCTGGCGGAGCTGGGCGTGGACCCCGAGCCGCCGGTGTGGAACCTGGGACCGTGGGACGCCGAGCGCGCGTGGCAGGCGGATTTCGTGGCCGGGATCGGTCGGCCGTACGCGGCGATCAACGTGGCTACCAGCAACCCGGACCGCGACTGGCTGCCGGGTAGATGGGCGGCGGTGGTCGACGCGCTGCACGAGCGGTACGGGCTCGCGTCCGTGCTGGTGGGCGGGCGCTCGGAGCGGGAGATGGAGGCGGAGGCGGCGATCCGCGGGGCGGCGAAGCACGCGCCGGCGAGCGCGCTGGGCAGCGGCTTCCGAAATCTGGTGGGCATCATCGACGGGGCGGCGCTGGTGCTGGCGCTGGACAGCGCGCCGCTGCACATCTCGGTCGCCACGGGCCGGCCGGTCATCTCGCTGATGAGCAACGCGGACCCGCGGCGCACGGGCCCCTTCCGCCGCTTCCACGACCTGATCGTGGACGCGTACCACGACCCCGGCGAGGTTGCGCCCGTGTCGATGAAGCGCCGGCCGGGCCGCATGGACCGCATCTCCGTGGACGACGTGCTGGCGAAGGTGGAGCTATGGAGCCGCGTGTACCGGACGGGCGGATGA
- a CDS encoding glycosyltransferase family 9 protein: protein MIEARLDRVCIVLLTAVGDAVHAMPVVTALKRRNPLMHLTWVLQPGPATLVRGHPGVDEIIEFDRKRGVRAFMDVRRELAGREFDLVLLLQPYLKAAVIAGFANAPVKLGFDRARARDLSWAFTTHRIPPHEPQHTQDTYFEFLGALGIPHEPVVWDIGPWDEERARQREFFATIDRPIVPLVIGTSKPEKDWASERWAAVADELHATFGLQPMLVGGRSERELAAEAAIMAKAAHKPLSALGSGLRPLVGILDGAALAISPDTGPLHMSVALGTPTVSLMGYTNPKRFGPWRRFHDLLIDAYGDPSEDYPASAPHRPGRMDRISVDDVLEKVALALERYPRSRSSGHDAP from the coding sequence ATGATCGAAGCGCGCCTGGACCGCGTCTGCATCGTCCTGCTCACGGCGGTGGGCGACGCGGTGCACGCGATGCCCGTCGTCACCGCACTCAAGCGGCGCAACCCCTTGATGCATCTGACGTGGGTGCTTCAGCCGGGCCCGGCGACGCTGGTCCGCGGGCATCCCGGAGTGGACGAGATCATCGAATTCGACCGCAAACGGGGCGTGCGCGCGTTCATGGACGTCCGGCGCGAGCTTGCAGGGCGCGAGTTCGACCTCGTCCTTTTGCTCCAGCCATACCTGAAGGCGGCGGTGATCGCGGGGTTCGCGAACGCGCCGGTGAAGCTGGGCTTCGACCGGGCGAGGGCGCGCGACCTGAGCTGGGCGTTCACCACGCACCGCATCCCCCCGCACGAACCGCAGCACACGCAGGACACCTACTTCGAGTTCCTGGGGGCGCTCGGCATCCCGCACGAGCCGGTTGTGTGGGACATCGGGCCGTGGGATGAGGAGCGGGCGCGGCAGCGCGAGTTCTTCGCGACGATCGATCGCCCGATCGTGCCGCTGGTGATCGGGACGAGCAAGCCGGAGAAGGACTGGGCGTCCGAGCGATGGGCGGCGGTGGCGGACGAGCTGCACGCGACGTTCGGGTTGCAGCCGATGCTGGTGGGCGGGCGATCGGAACGGGAGCTCGCGGCGGAGGCGGCGATCATGGCGAAGGCGGCGCACAAGCCGCTCTCCGCGCTGGGGAGCGGGCTGCGGCCGCTGGTGGGGATATTGGATGGAGCCGCGCTCGCCATCTCGCCAGACACGGGGCCGCTGCACATGTCGGTGGCGCTGGGGACGCCCACGGTGAGCCTGATGGGCTACACGAATCCCAAGCGCTTCGGCCCGTGGCGGCGCTTCCACGACCTGCTGATTGACGCTTACGGCGATCCCAGCGAGGACTATCCCGCATCCGCGCCGCACCGTCCGGGGCGGATGGATCGCATCTCGGTAGATGACGTGCTGGAGAAGGTCGCGCTGGCGCTGGAGCGCTACCCCAGGTCGCGGTCCAGCGGCCACGACGCGCCGTAG
- a CDS encoding lipopolysaccharide kinase InaA family protein, producing the protein MDWKPWLADPALAAFVPVEAGGARMLVRRGFEAHADVLGLSGEPASPERIRGGREAHPVVALPDGTRAVVRGYRRGGAVRHVNHATYFLGHRAFAELRATERARAGGVRVPVVLAAAERRAGLGYRATLATALIPASAEAARWLADVHDAALRTEMLREAGRQICRMHAAGVAHPDLNLRNLLVVSPACSSADATTPLASPSAHLPPSTGMTGDARPSMNAAPTDADAASEVASDDSRRAIREMRPANDVSEEANGGGRGLGGPPKNFDVGGAARLDSSVAGDSGAERLGEGDGKPGCSSPLVYLLDFDGARIYGGRVPRRRRAANLLRLARSARKLGAGIGADGWAALRAGYGASWPLDRDLG; encoded by the coding sequence ATGGATTGGAAACCCTGGCTGGCAGACCCGGCGCTCGCCGCCTTCGTCCCTGTTGAGGCCGGCGGCGCGCGCATGCTCGTCCGCCGCGGCTTCGAGGCGCATGCAGACGTCCTCGGCCTCTCCGGCGAGCCCGCGTCGCCCGAGCGCATCCGCGGCGGGCGCGAGGCGCACCCGGTCGTCGCGCTGCCGGACGGGACGCGCGCCGTCGTACGCGGCTACCGCCGCGGGGGCGCCGTCCGCCACGTCAACCACGCCACGTACTTCCTGGGCCACCGCGCCTTCGCCGAGCTTCGCGCGACCGAGCGTGCGCGCGCGGGCGGCGTCCGCGTCCCCGTCGTCCTCGCAGCCGCGGAGCGTCGCGCGGGGCTCGGCTACCGCGCCACGCTCGCCACCGCGCTCATCCCCGCATCCGCCGAAGCCGCACGCTGGCTCGCCGACGTCCACGACGCAGCTCTGCGCACGGAGATGTTGCGCGAAGCCGGGCGCCAGATCTGCCGCATGCACGCCGCCGGCGTCGCCCACCCCGACCTCAATCTCCGCAACCTTCTCGTCGTCTCCCCCGCCTGTAGTTCGGCAGACGCAACAACACCGCTGGCTTCGCCCTCCGCGCATCTCCCCCCATCCACAGGTATGACAGGAGATGCGCGGCCGTCGATGAACGCTGCTCCGACGGATGCCGATGCAGCTTCGGAGGTCGCTTCGGACGATTCCAGACGTGCGATCAGGGAGATGCGGCCTGCGAATGACGTATCGGAGGAGGCGAATGGCGGAGGACGAGGATTGGGGGGGCCTCCAAAAAATTTCGATGTCGGCGGAGCGGCGCGACTCGACTCTTCCGTAGCCGGAGACTCGGGAGCGGAACGGCTAGGGGAGGGAGATGGGAAGCCGGGGTGCTCGTCTCCCTTGGTCTACCTGCTGGATTTCGATGGGGCGAGGATTTACGGCGGGCGGGTGCCGCGGAGGCGGCGGGCGGCGAACCTGCTGCGGCTGGCCAGGTCCGCGCGGAAGCTGGGGGCGGGGATCGGCGCGGACGGGTGGGCCGCGCTGCGGGCGGGCTACGGCGCGTCGTGGCCGCTGGACCGCGACCTGGGGTAG
- a CDS encoding response regulator, which yields MPAAAKRLLWVDDEIDLLRPHLLFMQGRGYHVDAVSNGDDALELLHLSPYDLILLDEQMPGRSGMEVFDELRKLDPRVPVVMVTKSEEDRTMTEAIGRRVAEYLVKPTSPRQVLSVVTRLLQGEQIQQQLVARDFTVRFRDLNALRSVPRGWREWGESYSELVDWELRLREAGETGLLASLETLLDDFRREFCHFVRDSYGGWVNGAADRPPLSPDVVPQFLQPLAADHKSVLFVIIDCLRLDQWRAIMPLLEPYAQIEEALYYSILPTATPFSRNAIFSGMYPDQLSERVPGWWGWEGEGSLNSFEGELFREQIHRLMGTTLPVHYEKVFDSGDGEAALRRLPSYFGQPGVTGIVFNFVDMLTHGRSESAVLWEVARDKEALRALTRQWFERSEALTAIREALSRGIPVLFTTDHGSIHCHRPATVFAKRDTTQNLRYKFGDDLRAEEKSLAFSTNDESVLRFPKGRAATNYLIALEDVFFVYPTKLRQYQARYRGSFLHGGVSPEEMILPVALLSPR from the coding sequence ATGCCTGCCGCCGCGAAGCGCCTCCTGTGGGTGGACGACGAGATCGACCTGCTGCGCCCGCACCTGCTGTTCATGCAGGGGCGGGGCTATCACGTGGACGCGGTCTCCAACGGCGACGACGCGCTGGAGCTGCTGCACCTGTCGCCGTACGACCTGATCCTGCTGGACGAGCAGATGCCCGGCCGGTCCGGCATGGAGGTCTTCGACGAGCTGCGCAAGCTGGACCCGCGCGTGCCCGTGGTCATGGTGACGAAGAGCGAGGAGGACCGCACCATGACCGAGGCCATAGGCCGGCGGGTGGCGGAGTACCTCGTGAAGCCCACGTCGCCGCGGCAGGTCCTCTCCGTCGTCACCCGGCTCCTGCAGGGCGAGCAGATTCAGCAGCAGCTCGTCGCCCGCGACTTCACGGTGCGCTTCCGCGACCTGAACGCGTTGAGGAGCGTGCCCCGCGGCTGGCGCGAGTGGGGCGAGAGCTACAGCGAACTGGTGGACTGGGAGCTGCGCCTGCGCGAGGCGGGCGAGACGGGGCTGCTGGCGTCGCTTGAGACGCTGCTGGACGACTTCCGGCGGGAGTTCTGCCACTTCGTGCGCGACAGCTACGGCGGCTGGGTCAACGGCGCGGCCGACCGTCCGCCGCTGTCGCCGGACGTGGTGCCGCAGTTCCTGCAGCCGCTGGCGGCCGACCACAAGTCCGTGCTGTTCGTGATCATCGACTGCCTGCGGCTGGACCAGTGGCGCGCCATCATGCCGCTGCTGGAGCCGTACGCGCAGATCGAGGAGGCGCTGTACTATAGCATCCTCCCCACGGCCACGCCGTTCAGCCGCAACGCCATCTTCAGCGGCATGTACCCGGACCAGCTCTCCGAGCGCGTGCCGGGCTGGTGGGGCTGGGAGGGCGAGGGGAGCCTGAACTCGTTCGAGGGCGAGCTGTTCCGCGAGCAGATCCACCGGCTGATGGGAACCACCCTGCCGGTGCACTACGAGAAGGTGTTCGACAGTGGCGACGGCGAGGCGGCGCTGCGGCGGCTGCCCAGCTACTTCGGGCAGCCGGGGGTGACGGGCATCGTCTTCAATTTCGTGGACATGCTCACGCACGGCCGCTCGGAGAGCGCGGTGCTGTGGGAGGTGGCGCGCGACAAGGAGGCGCTGCGGGCGCTCACCCGCCAGTGGTTCGAGCGGTCCGAGGCGCTGACCGCCATCCGCGAGGCGCTGAGCCGCGGCATCCCGGTGCTGTTCACGACCGACCACGGCTCCATCCACTGCCACCGGCCTGCCACGGTGTTCGCCAAGCGCGACACCACGCAGAACCTGCGCTACAAGTTCGGCGACGACCTGCGGGCCGAGGAGAAATCTCTCGCCTTCTCCACCAACGACGAGAGCGTGCTGCGCTTCCCCAAGGGCCGCGCGGCGACCAACTATCTCATCGCCCTGGAAGACGTCTTCTTCGTCTATCCCACCAAGCTGCGCCAGTACCAGGCGCGATACCGCGGCAGCTTCCTGCATGGCGGCGTGAGCCCGGAGGAGATGATCCTCCCGGTCGCGCTGCTCAGCCCGCGATGA